A region of Desulfuromonas sp. DNA encodes the following proteins:
- a CDS encoding DUF1049 domain-containing protein, with protein MKLKLISIVLSVILISLFALQNIEQVEVTFLFWGFTLPRSLLMLTLFCLGILCGISISTIAGHKKRR; from the coding sequence ATGAAACTGAAGCTGATCTCCATTGTCCTGTCAGTGATCCTGATATCACTTTTCGCCCTGCAGAACATTGAACAGGTCGAAGTCACTTTTTTGTTTTGGGGCTTCACCCTGCCGCGTTCACTGCTGATGCTGACCCTGTTCTGTCTCGGCATCCTCTGTGGTATTTCCATTTCCACGATCGCCGGGCACAAAAAACGGCGATAA
- a CDS encoding succinylglutamate desuccinylase, whose translation MQPPITIGGVTIRPGQRATIDLPMAKLYTHTEMTLTVHVIHGRKPGPKMFVTSTIHGDEINGVEIIRRLLKRKNIDRLRGTLIVIPVVNSFGFIHRSRYLPDRRDLNRSFPGSEKGSLASRLASLLLTEILSHCTHGIDLHTGSNDRFNLPQVRGGLDNPETEAMAIAFGAPVMIDAQTRDGSLREAIADLGIPMLLYEAGESFRFDELSIRTGLRGVLNVMRAIGMLTSRPSRISHSIFKSSASKWVRAPISGMQIKSTVVGRHVNKGDDLGVVSDPFGEKEKKVTAPVSGLVVGRLIQPLVYQGDALYHIAMLEGDPDAEQVVEDLKSDLGPEDFWPQLK comes from the coding sequence ATGCAACCACCGATTACCATAGGCGGTGTGACGATCAGGCCCGGGCAGCGTGCAACCATCGATCTGCCGATGGCCAAGCTCTACACCCATACCGAAATGACCCTGACGGTCCATGTTATTCATGGTCGCAAGCCGGGTCCGAAAATGTTTGTCACCTCGACCATCCATGGCGATGAAATCAATGGCGTCGAGATTATCCGACGGCTGCTGAAGCGTAAAAATATCGATCGCCTGCGCGGGACACTGATAGTGATTCCCGTCGTCAACAGCTTCGGATTTATTCATCGCAGCCGCTATCTGCCGGATCGAAGGGATCTCAACCGCTCGTTCCCCGGGTCGGAAAAAGGGTCGCTCGCCTCGCGGCTGGCCAGCCTGTTGTTGACGGAAATCCTCTCGCACTGTACGCATGGGATCGATCTCCACACTGGATCCAACGACCGGTTCAACCTCCCCCAGGTCAGGGGTGGTCTTGATAATCCTGAGACCGAGGCGATGGCGATCGCCTTCGGTGCGCCGGTAATGATCGATGCACAGACGCGGGATGGTTCCTTACGCGAAGCGATTGCCGATCTCGGTATCCCGATGCTGCTGTATGAGGCCGGTGAATCGTTTCGTTTTGACGAGTTATCGATCCGCACCGGGCTACGCGGGGTCCTCAATGTGATGCGCGCAATCGGTATGCTGACCAGTCGGCCGTCCCGGATTTCACATTCGATCTTCAAATCATCAGCCTCGAAATGGGTGCGGGCGCCGATCAGCGGTATGCAAATCAAATCGACGGTTGTCGGCCGACATGTCAACAAGGGGGATGATCTCGGAGTTGTCTCCGATCCTTTTGGCGAAAAAGAAAAAAAGGTCACCGCTCCCGTTTCCGGACTGGTTGTCGGCCGGCTGATTCAGCCGCTGGTCTATCAGGGCGACGCGCTTTATCATATCGCCATGCTTGAAGGGGACCCGGATGCCGAACAGGTGGTTGAGGACCTGAAATCCGATCTCGGTCCGGAGGACTTCTGGCCACAATTGAAATAA
- a CDS encoding 30S ribosomal protein S6--L-glutamate ligase, translating into MKIGILSRNPELYSTRRLVEAIEQRGHEAKVIDTLLCYMTIASQRPTIHYKGEELTGFDAIVPRIGASITFYGTAVVRQFEMMNVYSVNESVAISRSRDKLRSMQLLSRKGIGLPVTGFAHTTRYTQDLISLVGGAPLVVKLLEGTQGIGVVLAETKKAAESVIEAFRGLKAQILVQEFIKEAGGADIRCFVIGDKVVAAMKRQGAEGEFRSNLHRGGQSSVVKLTPEERSTAVRSAKIMGLNVAGVDILRSNHGPVVMEVNSSPGLEGIEKATGKDVAGQIVQFIEKQSKPGKTRTRGKG; encoded by the coding sequence ATGAAGATAGGAATTCTCTCCCGGAACCCGGAACTTTACTCAACCCGTCGTCTGGTCGAGGCGATAGAGCAAAGGGGGCACGAGGCCAAGGTCATCGACACTCTGCTCTGCTACATGACCATTGCGTCGCAGCGGCCGACCATTCATTACAAGGGAGAAGAGTTGACCGGTTTTGATGCGATTGTCCCCCGGATCGGCGCGTCAATCACCTTCTATGGCACTGCGGTTGTCCGGCAGTTTGAAATGATGAACGTTTACAGTGTTAATGAATCGGTCGCGATCAGCCGCTCGCGCGACAAGTTGCGGAGCATGCAGTTACTGTCGCGCAAGGGGATCGGTCTGCCGGTGACCGGCTTTGCCCATACGACCAGATATACCCAGGATCTGATCTCCCTGGTCGGTGGGGCGCCGTTGGTGGTGAAACTGCTGGAGGGAACCCAGGGGATCGGGGTGGTGCTTGCCGAGACCAAGAAGGCGGCTGAATCAGTCATCGAAGCTTTCCGTGGCCTCAAAGCCCAGATCCTGGTGCAGGAGTTTATCAAGGAAGCCGGCGGAGCCGATATCCGCTGCTTTGTCATTGGCGACAAGGTCGTGGCGGCAATGAAGCGTCAGGGCGCCGAAGGAGAATTTCGCTCCAACCTGCACCGGGGCGGTCAGTCTTCGGTGGTCAAACTGACTCCGGAAGAGCGATCGACGGCTGTGCGCTCCGCTAAAATCATGGGTCTCAACGTCGCCGGGGTTGATATCCTCCGATCCAACCATGGCCCGGTGGTCATGGAGGTCAACTCATCACCGGGGCTTGAAGGCATCGAAAAGGCAACCGGCAAGGACGTTGCCGGCCAGATTGTTCAGTTTATCGAAAAACAAAGCAAACCGGGGAAAACCCGAACCCGGGGCAAGGGCTGA
- a CDS encoding ATP-dependent zinc protease, with product MNELIGWREWLALPGLNIPAIKAKIDTGARTSALHAYFIEPFSRDGVDMVRFGIHPLQKNNDLELVCESIVKDQRTVTDSGGHQERRYVIEEKVVFRDLSWPIELTLTNRDTMKFRMLLGRTALAGNFNVDPQKSFLGGRDLRKAYSKGK from the coding sequence ATGAATGAGTTGATCGGCTGGCGAGAGTGGCTGGCCTTGCCGGGTCTTAATATCCCGGCGATTAAAGCGAAGATCGATACCGGTGCCAGGACGTCTGCCCTGCATGCCTATTTCATCGAACCGTTCAGCAGGGATGGCGTTGACATGGTTCGTTTCGGCATCCATCCGCTGCAGAAGAACAATGATCTGGAGCTGGTGTGCGAGTCCATTGTCAAAGATCAGCGGACCGTAACCGATTCCGGCGGACATCAGGAGCGTCGCTATGTGATTGAAGAGAAGGTCGTGTTTAGAGATCTGTCGTGGCCGATCGAATTGACATTGACCAATCGCGACACCATGAAATTTCGCATGTTGCTGGGCCGCACGGCCCTGGCAGGGAACTTTAATGTCGACCCGCAGAAATCTTTTCTCGGAGGCCGCGATCTGAGAAAGGCATATTCGAAAGGAAAATAA
- a CDS encoding Fis family transcriptional regulator, producing MEYCEAVLDSVADGVFTVDNDMRITTFNRAAQEMTGYSKEEAIGRYCFEVFRTSVCESDCPVRLAMLNDAPVTNREFDILDRHDQKLHVSVSASVLRDEHGNAVGGVETLRDLSLILALKREIKDMYSFQDMISRNHEMQHLFNVIPDVALSDATILIQGASGTGKELIARAIHDLSGRKDGPMVTVNCGALPEPLLEAEIFGAKRGAYTGAMENRPGRLEMAQGGTLFLDEIGDLPLPLQVKLLRVLENREYQPLGAKHPQKADVRFLTATHRNIVDMVEEGTFRRDLFFRINVVSLEVPSLNSRPEDIPLLLDFALDKFNQKYGKRIRGFSPEAMQVMLEHDYPGNVRELLNLVEQVVILCHSGEIELEQLPASLTMSRRDKDVATRSRRRPNKETLLRILEKHNGNRTEVAEEFNVDRTTLWRWMKRFDLT from the coding sequence ATGGAATATTGCGAAGCAGTCCTCGACAGTGTTGCTGACGGTGTTTTTACCGTTGATAACGATATGCGCATCACCACTTTTAACCGTGCGGCCCAGGAAATGACCGGATATTCCAAAGAAGAAGCAATCGGTCGATACTGTTTTGAAGTCTTCCGCACGTCAGTCTGCGAAAGCGACTGCCCGGTTCGGCTGGCGATGCTCAACGACGCTCCGGTCACCAACCGGGAGTTTGATATCCTCGATCGGCATGATCAAAAACTGCATGTTTCGGTCAGCGCTTCAGTTTTACGAGATGAGCACGGTAATGCCGTCGGCGGTGTCGAGACATTGCGCGACCTCTCCCTGATTCTGGCCTTGAAGCGGGAAATCAAGGATATGTACTCGTTTCAGGATATGATCAGTCGCAACCATGAAATGCAGCACCTGTTTAATGTCATCCCTGATGTCGCGCTCAGTGACGCAACCATCCTGATTCAGGGCGCAAGCGGAACCGGCAAGGAACTCATTGCCCGTGCTATTCATGACCTGAGCGGGCGCAAGGACGGTCCGATGGTCACGGTCAACTGCGGAGCCCTGCCGGAACCTTTACTCGAAGCCGAGATATTCGGCGCCAAGCGTGGCGCCTACACCGGCGCCATGGAGAACCGCCCGGGCCGCCTTGAAATGGCTCAGGGAGGCACGCTCTTTCTTGATGAAATCGGCGACCTGCCGCTGCCGCTCCAGGTCAAACTACTGCGCGTGCTTGAAAACCGCGAATACCAACCCCTCGGCGCCAAGCATCCGCAGAAGGCCGATGTTCGATTTCTCACCGCAACTCACCGCAACATTGTCGATATGGTTGAAGAAGGAACATTCCGGCGTGACCTCTTTTTCCGTATTAATGTTGTTTCTCTCGAGGTACCGTCGCTCAACAGCCGGCCGGAAGATATACCGCTGCTCCTCGATTTTGCCCTCGATAAGTTCAACCAGAAGTACGGCAAACGGATCCGCGGATTCTCCCCCGAAGCGATGCAGGTCATGCTCGAACACGACTACCCCGGGAATGTCCGTGAACTCCTTAATCTGGTCGAGCAGGTTGTCATTCTCTGCCACAGCGGCGAAATCGAGCTCGAACAGCTCCCGGCATCCCTCACCATGAGTCGACGCGACAAGGATGTTGCAACCCGATCAAGACGGCGCCCCAACAAGGAAACATTGCTTCGCATCCTTGAAAAACATAACGGCAACAGGACCGAGGTTGCCGAAGAATTCAATGTTGACCGCACAACCCTCTGGCGCTGGATGA